The Streptomyces spororaveus genome includes a region encoding these proteins:
- a CDS encoding LamB/YcsF family protein: MDSMIASAPVIDLNADLGEGFGRWTLTDDEALLSVVTSANVACGFHAGDPSIMRRVCELAAERGVRIGAQVSYRDLAGFGRRSMDVPPGELADEVAYQIGALEVFARAAGSRVSYVKPHGALYNRTVHDAGQAAAVVAGVRLAAGSGATGGLPVLGLPGALLLAAAREAGLAPVPEAFADRAYTPAGTLVPRGEPDAVLHDPDAVVARAVRMAAEGAVTAADGSPVSVAARSLCLHGDTPGAAGLARRVREALGAAGVRVEAFA, encoded by the coding sequence ATGGATTCCATGATCGCATCCGCTCCTGTGATCGACCTCAACGCCGATCTCGGCGAGGGCTTCGGGCGCTGGACGCTCACCGACGACGAGGCCCTGCTCTCCGTCGTCACGAGCGCCAATGTGGCCTGCGGCTTCCACGCCGGCGACCCGTCCATCATGCGCCGGGTCTGCGAGCTGGCCGCGGAGCGGGGCGTGCGGATCGGCGCGCAGGTGTCCTACCGCGATCTGGCCGGCTTCGGGCGGCGCTCCATGGACGTGCCGCCCGGTGAGCTCGCCGACGAGGTGGCGTACCAGATCGGGGCGCTGGAGGTGTTCGCGCGGGCGGCCGGTTCCCGGGTGTCCTACGTGAAACCGCACGGCGCGCTCTACAACCGCACCGTGCACGACGCCGGCCAGGCCGCCGCCGTGGTGGCGGGCGTCCGGCTGGCGGCCGGGTCCGGTGCCACGGGGGGCCTGCCGGTGCTGGGGCTGCCCGGGGCCCTGCTGCTCGCCGCCGCCCGGGAGGCCGGGCTGGCCCCCGTACCGGAGGCCTTCGCCGACCGCGCCTACACACCGGCCGGGACGCTGGTCCCCCGGGGCGAGCCGGACGCCGTGCTGCACGACCCGGACGCGGTCGTGGCGCGGGCCGTCCGGATGGCGGCCGAGGGGGCGGTGACGGCGGCCGACGGGTCGCCGGTCTCCGTGGCCGCGCGCTCGCTGTGCCTGCACGGGGACACGCCGGGGGCGGCCGGGCTCGCCCGCCGGGTCCGGGAGGCGCTGGGCGCGGCCGGGGTCCGGGTGGAGGCCTTCGCGTGA
- a CDS encoding sensor histidine kinase, with amino-acid sequence MRFRGKSIRRKIVALLLVPLVSLTALWGFATVITGREAIQLFDVAYVIDKVGYPVEDVVRVIQKERRQTLVVLGDPRAAAATAELTKRRAETDLAIEQISVSARDAKVIDELSPQSAQRLRSIVAAFQGLGTMRRSVDQNALDPTQALDLYNRLVDPCYDFLMNLHGLDNVEVDKEGRALVGISRARELLSREDAVIASALAARNVAAPDVRHVSDFAANRALLYEFNLVTLPAEDRELFEQYWKDPATKPLRDAEERFIAGGAVNKPRSVTAAQWDEASTKVLEDLATMDTEAGNRYQERIEPVATDVMVQAAAAGILGFLALVFSLVLSVRIGRDLVRDLSRLRKEAHEASGVRLPSVMRRLAAGEPVDVETEAPHLEYEKDEVGQVGQALNTLQRAAVEAAVKQADLRRGVSEVFVNLARRNQVLLHRQLTLLDTMERRTEDTEELADLFRLDHMTTRMRRHAEGLVILSGAAPSRQWRKPVQLMDVVRAAVAEVEDYERIEVRRLTRLGIVGPAVADVTHLIAELLENATVFSPPHTAVQVHGERVANGFTLEIHDRGLGMTPEALLDANLRLAETPEFELSDTDRLGLFVVSRLAQRHSVKVVLQPSPYGGTTAVLFLPAALLTDAPETNGAGTRFDGARAAAKPLRSDKAGHLGRAGSERPTPAAMQRATSGRQLPAAELRGPVELEAPLPAVGLDGLDRLDGLDDAAVLGDAPTAITSRTGAAGRPVMATLDDETPPNGIPRSALLGLRPADRPHTDRHAERGGPRKGDRDRESLAPTGPVRLDTQRVEAPRQDGPRSQGAVPLPRRRPTPTLVAEHGRRVEPRPVSVVPQPAPASAAGPDTGPDAGAAAPGPGIGGLPRRVRQASLAPQLKKSPSAAPAVDQVADRDADDVRTRMSALQRGWTAGRNQHAQQSSETEAGTSAADGPANENEGDGR; translated from the coding sequence ATGCGCTTTCGCGGGAAGTCCATCCGCCGGAAGATCGTGGCGTTGCTCCTTGTGCCGCTCGTCTCCCTGACCGCACTCTGGGGCTTCGCCACGGTCATCACCGGCCGTGAGGCGATCCAACTCTTCGACGTGGCCTACGTCATCGACAAGGTCGGCTACCCCGTCGAGGACGTCGTCCGGGTCATCCAGAAGGAACGGCGCCAGACCCTGGTCGTCCTCGGCGACCCCCGGGCCGCCGCCGCCACGGCCGAACTCACCAAGCGCCGCGCCGAGACCGACCTGGCCATCGAGCAGATCAGCGTCAGCGCCCGCGACGCCAAGGTCATCGACGAGCTGAGCCCGCAGAGCGCCCAGCGCCTGCGCTCGATCGTCGCCGCCTTCCAGGGCCTCGGCACCATGCGCCGTTCCGTCGACCAGAACGCCCTGGACCCCACGCAGGCCCTCGATCTCTACAACCGGCTGGTCGACCCCTGCTACGACTTCCTCATGAACCTCCACGGCCTGGACAACGTGGAGGTCGACAAGGAGGGCCGCGCCCTCGTCGGCATCAGCCGCGCCCGCGAACTGCTCTCCCGCGAGGACGCCGTCATCGCCTCCGCCCTCGCCGCGCGCAACGTCGCCGCTCCCGACGTCCGCCACGTCTCCGACTTCGCCGCCAACCGCGCCCTGCTCTACGAGTTCAACCTCGTGACGCTCCCCGCCGAGGACCGGGAGCTCTTCGAGCAGTACTGGAAGGACCCCGCGACCAAGCCCCTGCGCGACGCCGAGGAGCGCTTCATAGCCGGCGGCGCCGTCAACAAGCCGCGCAGCGTCACCGCCGCCCAGTGGGACGAGGCCTCCACCAAGGTCCTCGAAGACCTGGCGACCATGGACACCGAGGCCGGCAACCGCTACCAGGAGCGCATCGAGCCCGTCGCCACGGACGTCATGGTCCAGGCCGCCGCCGCCGGCATCCTCGGCTTCCTCGCCCTGGTCTTCTCCCTGGTCCTGTCCGTACGCATCGGCCGCGACCTCGTCCGCGACCTGTCCCGGCTGCGCAAGGAGGCCCACGAGGCCTCCGGCGTCCGGCTGCCCAGCGTGATGCGCCGCCTCGCCGCGGGCGAGCCCGTGGACGTCGAGACCGAGGCACCCCACCTCGAATACGAGAAGGACGAGGTCGGCCAGGTCGGCCAGGCCCTCAACACCCTCCAGCGCGCCGCCGTCGAGGCCGCCGTCAAGCAGGCCGACCTGCGCCGCGGAGTCTCCGAGGTGTTCGTCAACCTGGCCCGCCGCAACCAGGTGCTGCTGCACCGCCAGCTGACCCTCCTCGACACCATGGAACGCCGTACCGAGGACACCGAGGAGCTGGCCGACCTCTTCCGCCTCGACCACATGACCACCCGCATGCGCCGCCACGCCGAGGGCCTCGTGATCCTCTCCGGCGCCGCGCCCTCCCGCCAGTGGCGCAAGCCCGTCCAGCTGATGGACGTCGTACGCGCCGCCGTCGCCGAGGTCGAGGACTACGAGCGCATCGAGGTGCGCCGGCTCACCCGCCTGGGCATCGTCGGCCCGGCAGTCGCCGACGTCACCCATCTCATCGCCGAACTCCTCGAGAACGCCACCGTGTTCTCACCGCCGCACACCGCGGTCCAGGTGCACGGCGAGCGCGTCGCCAACGGCTTCACCCTGGAGATCCACGACCGCGGCCTCGGCATGACCCCCGAAGCGCTGCTCGACGCGAACCTCCGGCTCGCCGAGACCCCCGAGTTCGAGCTCTCCGACACCGACCGCCTCGGCCTGTTCGTCGTCAGCCGCCTCGCACAGCGCCACAGCGTCAAGGTCGTCCTCCAGCCCAGCCCGTACGGGGGCACCACCGCGGTGCTCTTCCTGCCCGCGGCCCTGCTCACCGACGCGCCCGAGACCAACGGCGCGGGCACGCGGTTCGACGGCGCCCGCGCCGCCGCCAAGCCCCTGCGGTCCGACAAGGCCGGCCACCTCGGCCGTGCCGGGTCCGAGCGGCCCACGCCCGCCGCCATGCAGCGCGCGACGTCCGGCCGCCAGCTGCCCGCCGCCGAACTGCGCGGACCGGTCGAGCTGGAGGCCCCGCTTCCGGCCGTCGGCCTGGACGGCCTGGACCGGCTCGACGGCCTCGACGACGCCGCGGTCCTCGGCGACGCCCCCACGGCGATCACGAGCCGCACCGGCGCCGCCGGCCGCCCGGTCATGGCCACGCTCGACGACGAGACCCCGCCGAACGGCATCCCGCGCAGCGCCCTCCTGGGCCTGCGCCCGGCGGACCGGCCGCACACCGACCGGCACGCGGAGCGCGGCGGCCCCCGCAAGGGCGACCGCGACCGCGAGTCGCTCGCGCCCACCGGCCCGGTCCGGCTGGACACCCAGCGCGTGGAGGCCCCGCGTCAGGACGGCCCCCGCTCCCAGGGCGCCGTGCCGCTGCCGCGGCGCCGCCCGACCCCGACTCTGGTCGCCGAGCACGGCCGCCGGGTGGAGCCCCGTCCGGTGTCCGTGGTCCCGCAGCCCGCCCCGGCCTCAGCGGCCGGACCCGACACCGGACCCGATGCGGGGGCCGCCGCACCCGGCCCCGGCATCGGCGGGCTGCCCCGCCGGGTCCGCCAGGCGAGCCTGGCGCCCCAGCTCAAGAAGTCCCCGTCCGCCGCCCCCGCCGTTGACCAGGTGGCCGACCGCGACGCGGATGACGTACGTACGCGCATGTCCGCACTCCAGCGTGGCTGGACGGCGGGCCGCAACCAGCACGCACAGCAGAGCTCCGAGACCGAGGCGGGCACGTCCGCCGCCGACGGTCCCGCGAACGAGAACGAAGGGGACGGTCGATGA
- a CDS encoding roadblock/LC7 domain-containing protein encodes MTAPQTGNDTRGRGSGPLNWLLDELVDRVGSIRKAVVLSGDGLPTGSSKDLTREDSEHLAAVASGFHSLAKGVGRHFDSGRVRQTVVELDEAFLFVMAAGDGSCLAVLADADSDVGQVAYEMTLMVKRVGDHLATAPRTGLPAGG; translated from the coding sequence ATGACCGCACCGCAGACCGGCAACGACACCAGGGGCCGCGGCTCCGGCCCGCTCAACTGGCTCCTGGACGAGCTCGTCGACCGGGTCGGCTCCATCCGCAAGGCGGTGGTCCTCTCCGGCGACGGCCTGCCCACCGGCAGCTCCAAGGACCTGACCCGCGAGGACAGCGAGCACCTGGCGGCGGTCGCCTCCGGCTTCCACAGCCTGGCCAAGGGCGTCGGCCGGCACTTCGACTCCGGCCGGGTCCGCCAGACCGTGGTCGAGCTCGACGAGGCCTTCCTCTTCGTCATGGCCGCGGGCGACGGCAGCTGCCTGGCCGTCCTGGCCGACGCCGACTCCGACGTCGGGCAGGTGGCGTACGAGATGACGCTGATGGTCAAGCGCGTCGGCGACCACCTGGCGACCGCCCCGCGCACCGGGCTGCCAGCCGGAGGGTGA
- a CDS encoding DUF742 domain-containing protein → MSDSGQDHPADATVGLTADDPSHSDPDHAHWFDDDAGPVVRPYAMTRGRTSHAGQHRLDLIALVVAEPAADDPVWDMTLSPEHAHILGLCRGRPQSVAELAADLDLAVGVVRVLIGDLVDEELVHVTRPVPPAELPDESILREVIDGLRAL, encoded by the coding sequence ATGAGCGATTCAGGCCAGGACCACCCCGCCGACGCGACCGTCGGCCTCACCGCCGACGACCCGTCCCACTCCGACCCCGACCACGCGCACTGGTTCGACGACGACGCGGGGCCCGTCGTCCGCCCGTACGCCATGACCCGCGGCCGGACCAGCCACGCGGGCCAGCACCGACTCGACCTGATCGCGCTCGTCGTCGCCGAACCGGCGGCCGACGATCCGGTCTGGGACATGACCCTCTCCCCGGAACACGCCCACATCCTCGGGCTGTGCCGGGGCCGACCACAGTCGGTCGCCGAACTCGCGGCCGATCTCGACCTCGCGGTCGGGGTCGTCCGTGTCCTGATCGGCGACCTGGTCGACGAGGAACTGGTCCACGTGACCAGGCCGGTACCACCGGCAGAACTGCCCGATGAATCCATTCTGCGTGAGGTGATCGATGGCCTTCGGGCGCTTTAG
- a CDS encoding GTP-binding protein: MAFGRFSRTGAMHAVSPVEPLTLKILVAGGFGVGKTTLVSAVSEIRPLRTEERLSEPGVGVDDTGGVEGKSTTTVAMDFGRITLREDLVLYLFGTPGQDRFWFLWDELAQGSLGAVVLADTRRLADCFAAIDYFERRAIPFVVAVNCFDGADRHPVVTVRTALDLDPGVPVLLCDARDRESVKDVLVGVVEHAMSLARERRRSLSAGA, translated from the coding sequence ATGGCCTTCGGGCGCTTTAGCCGCACCGGTGCCATGCACGCGGTGTCGCCGGTCGAGCCGCTGACCTTGAAGATCCTGGTCGCGGGCGGCTTCGGGGTGGGCAAGACCACCCTGGTCAGCGCGGTGAGCGAAATCAGACCCCTGCGCACCGAGGAACGGCTCTCCGAGCCGGGCGTCGGTGTCGACGACACCGGGGGAGTGGAGGGCAAGAGCACCACCACCGTCGCCATGGACTTCGGGCGCATCACGCTCCGCGAGGACCTGGTGCTGTACCTGTTCGGCACGCCGGGACAGGACCGTTTCTGGTTCCTGTGGGACGAGCTGGCGCAGGGTTCGCTGGGCGCCGTCGTCCTCGCGGACACCCGCCGCCTGGCCGACTGCTTCGCCGCCATCGACTACTTCGAGCGGCGCGCGATCCCGTTCGTCGTCGCCGTCAACTGCTTCGACGGAGCCGACCGGCACCCCGTGGTGACCGTACGGACGGCGCTGGACCTCGACCCCGGGGTACCGGTGCTGCTGTGCGACGCACGGGACCGGGAATCCGTGAAGGACGTGCTGGTGGGGGTCGTGGAACACGCGATGTCCCTGGCGCGCGAGCGGCGCCGGAGCCTGTCCGCGGGCGCCTGA
- a CDS encoding lipid-transfer protein → MSADIAVLGAGMHPWGKWGRSFVEYGRAAARAALADAGLDWTQVQSVVGADTVRSGYPGYVAGATFARALGWQGARVTSVYAACASGAQAVGAARAQILAGLADVVLVVGADAAPKGFFAPAGGDRPDDPDWLRFRVLGATNPAYFALYARRRMALHGDTLEDFAQVKVKNAAAGLLNPHARYRKKVTAEEVADSAVVADPLRLLDICATSDGGAALVLTSMEFARARGVADPVRIRAVSTVTPTYPRTVLDLPDIATDSAVAVAPAAGSFRSSIARAAYEEAGLGPEDLSLAEVYDLSTALELEWYEDIGLCGEGEGAKLVREGATALGGRIPVNTSGGLASFGEAVPAQAIAQVCELTWQLRGTAGARQVPGARAGITANQGLFGHGSAVVAVR, encoded by the coding sequence ATGAGCGCCGACATCGCCGTCCTCGGGGCCGGTATGCACCCCTGGGGCAAGTGGGGCCGCAGTTTCGTCGAGTACGGGCGGGCCGCCGCGCGGGCCGCGCTGGCCGACGCCGGACTGGACTGGACACAGGTGCAGTCGGTCGTCGGCGCCGACACCGTACGCTCCGGATATCCGGGCTACGTGGCGGGCGCCACCTTCGCCCGGGCCCTCGGCTGGCAGGGCGCGCGGGTCACCAGTGTGTACGCCGCCTGCGCGTCCGGCGCCCAGGCCGTCGGAGCCGCCCGCGCGCAGATCCTGGCCGGCCTGGCCGACGTGGTGCTCGTGGTCGGCGCGGACGCCGCACCCAAGGGGTTCTTCGCACCGGCGGGCGGCGACCGGCCCGACGATCCGGACTGGCTGCGGTTCCGCGTGCTCGGCGCCACCAACCCCGCCTACTTCGCGCTCTACGCCCGCCGCCGGATGGCCCTCCACGGGGACACCCTGGAGGACTTCGCCCAGGTCAAGGTGAAGAACGCGGCGGCCGGGCTGCTCAACCCGCACGCCCGCTACCGCAAGAAGGTCACCGCGGAGGAGGTCGCGGACTCGGCGGTGGTCGCCGATCCGCTCCGGCTGCTCGACATCTGCGCCACCTCCGACGGAGGCGCGGCCCTGGTACTCACCAGCATGGAGTTCGCCCGTGCGCGCGGCGTGGCCGATCCGGTGCGGATCCGGGCCGTCTCGACGGTGACACCCACCTATCCGCGGACGGTGCTGGACCTGCCGGACATCGCCACCGACTCGGCGGTGGCGGTCGCGCCGGCAGCCGGGTCCTTCAGGTCCTCGATCGCTCGCGCCGCCTACGAGGAGGCGGGGCTCGGCCCGGAGGATCTCTCGCTCGCCGAGGTGTACGACCTGTCCACGGCCCTGGAGCTGGAGTGGTACGAGGACATCGGGCTGTGCGGGGAGGGTGAGGGGGCGAAGCTCGTACGGGAGGGGGCGACGGCTCTGGGCGGCCGGATCCCGGTCAACACCAGTGGCGGGCTGGCCTCCTTCGGGGAGGCGGTGCCGGCGCAGGCGATCGCGCAGGTGTGCGAGTTGACCTGGCAGTTGCGCGGTACGGCCGGCGCGCGCCAGGTGCCCGGCGCGCGGGCCGGGATCACCGCGAACCAGGGGCTGTTCGGGCACGGGTCGGCCGTCGTCGCCGTGCGCTGA
- a CDS encoding Zn-ribbon domain-containing OB-fold protein gives MARTRTPVVSGWFTEDAPDSGGFRLLGTRCSACTAVFFPREDAYCRNPHCPGGGELAEVPLSPRGRVWSYTDGRYRPPAPYVSDPAVPWEPYTLVAVELEAERMVVLGQAAPGVGVADLAVGMEVEVVGGVLNEDAGTGGTGGTAEAAGTVRTTWHFRPVGGAE, from the coding sequence GTGGCACGCACACGCACACCCGTCGTGAGTGGGTGGTTCACCGAGGACGCGCCGGACAGCGGCGGGTTCCGGCTGCTCGGCACCCGGTGCTCGGCCTGTACCGCGGTGTTCTTCCCGCGCGAGGACGCGTACTGCCGCAATCCGCACTGCCCCGGCGGCGGCGAGCTCGCCGAGGTGCCGCTGTCGCCGCGCGGCCGGGTCTGGTCCTACACCGACGGGCGCTACCGGCCTCCCGCGCCGTACGTGTCCGACCCGGCCGTGCCCTGGGAGCCGTACACGCTGGTCGCGGTGGAGCTGGAGGCCGAGCGGATGGTGGTGCTGGGGCAGGCCGCACCCGGGGTGGGGGTCGCCGATCTCGCCGTCGGGATGGAGGTCGAGGTGGTCGGGGGCGTACTGAACGAGGACGCGGGGACCGGCGGGACCGGCGGGACCGCCGAAGCCGCCGGGACCGTCCGGACCACCTGGCACTTCCGGCCGGTGGGAGGCGCCGAATGA
- a CDS encoding DUF962 domain-containing protein: MTFTSYEEFWPYYVAMHSRAATRWIHLTGTLTGLAVTAYGLARGRRRYLAALPLIGYGTAWPAHFLIEGNNPATFGHPAWSLRGDAQMIRMMLAGRDAELGEIAQKWLAENPCQGTPPVADS; this comes from the coding sequence ATGACTTTCACCTCGTACGAGGAATTCTGGCCGTACTACGTCGCGATGCACTCGCGCGCCGCCACCCGCTGGATCCACCTCACCGGCACCCTCACCGGTCTGGCCGTGACCGCCTACGGGCTGGCGCGCGGCCGCAGGCGATACCTCGCGGCCCTGCCGCTGATCGGGTACGGGACCGCCTGGCCCGCGCACTTCCTGATCGAGGGGAACAATCCGGCCACCTTCGGGCATCCGGCGTGGTCGCTGCGCGGGGACGCGCAGATGATCCGGATGATGCTGGCCGGGCGCGACGCGGAGTTGGGCGAGATCGCGCAGAAGTGGCTTGCCGAGAACCCGTGTCAGGGCACTCCCCCCGTGGCAGACTCCTGA
- a CDS encoding NUDIX domain-containing protein — translation MPAHLKDSHCSTCGAPYATSEWPRTCAACGATAYRNPLPVAVTLLPVEDADGTGLVVITRTIEPALGGVALPGGFIDFGEDWRDAVVRELYEETGIAAPASEVVLADALSSPAGHLLLFGLLPPRPAAELPASKPTDETTGWHVLRTPSVLAFPLHTQAAASWFAGKYA, via the coding sequence ATGCCGGCACACCTGAAGGACTCGCACTGCTCCACCTGCGGAGCCCCGTACGCCACCTCCGAGTGGCCCCGCACCTGCGCGGCCTGCGGGGCGACCGCCTACCGCAACCCGCTCCCGGTGGCCGTCACCCTCCTGCCCGTCGAGGACGCGGACGGCACCGGCCTCGTGGTGATCACCCGCACCATCGAACCGGCCCTCGGTGGCGTCGCCCTCCCCGGCGGCTTCATCGACTTCGGCGAGGACTGGCGCGACGCGGTGGTCCGCGAGCTCTACGAGGAGACCGGCATCGCGGCCCCGGCCTCCGAGGTCGTCCTGGCCGACGCCCTCAGCTCCCCGGCGGGCCACCTCCTCCTCTTCGGCCTCCTCCCGCCCCGCCCGGCGGCAGAACTCCCCGCCTCGAAGCCGACGGACGAGACCACGGGCTGGCACGTCCTGCGCACCCCGTCGGTGCTGGCCTTCCCCCTGCACACCCAGGCGGCGGCGTCCTGGTTCGCCGGGAAGTACGCCTGA
- a CDS encoding SRPBCC family protein, giving the protein MVDILHRVGITAPPEKVYEALTTVEGLAAWWTTDTSGNGEDVLQFRFGDLGGFDMKVLDLRPDTRVLWEVVDGPAEWIGTTVSFELTQEGAWTVLMFAHAGWREPVEFMNHCSTKWAIFLMSLKSLVETGSGAPHPRDVQISNWH; this is encoded by the coding sequence ATGGTGGACATCCTGCACCGGGTAGGCATCACCGCACCCCCGGAGAAGGTCTATGAAGCGCTCACCACGGTCGAGGGCCTGGCCGCGTGGTGGACGACCGACACGAGCGGGAACGGCGAGGACGTCCTGCAGTTCCGGTTCGGCGACCTCGGCGGCTTCGACATGAAGGTGCTCGACCTGCGCCCCGACACCCGGGTGCTGTGGGAGGTCGTGGACGGTCCGGCCGAGTGGATCGGTACCACGGTGAGCTTCGAGCTGACCCAGGAGGGCGCGTGGACGGTCCTCATGTTCGCGCACGCGGGCTGGCGCGAGCCGGTCGAGTTCATGAACCACTGCAGCACCAAGTGGGCGATCTTCCTGATGAGCCTGAAGTCCCTGGTGGAGACGGGCTCCGGTGCGCCGCACCCGCGCGACGTGCAGATCAGCAACTGGCACTGA
- a CDS encoding ArsR/SmtB family transcription factor, protein MSTAVDDDLWSAIGDPTRRRMIDLLLADGQGTATTLSAHLPVTRQAVTKHLAVLDRVGLVRSAPAGREKRYRVDEAQLARAVAQLNSVGEMWDARLRRVKSLAEAIQRAKDAQKQHGERRGTDTEE, encoded by the coding sequence ATGAGCACCGCCGTCGACGACGACCTCTGGTCCGCGATAGGCGACCCGACCCGCCGCCGCATGATCGACCTCCTGCTGGCCGACGGCCAGGGGACGGCGACGACCCTCAGCGCGCACCTGCCGGTGACCCGGCAGGCCGTGACCAAGCACCTGGCCGTGCTCGACCGGGTCGGACTGGTCCGGTCCGCGCCGGCGGGGCGGGAGAAGCGCTACCGGGTGGACGAGGCGCAGCTGGCCCGTGCCGTGGCGCAGCTGAACTCCGTCGGCGAGATGTGGGACGCGCGCCTGCGGCGCGTCAAGAGCCTTGCCGAAGCGATCCAGCGGGCCAAGGACGCACAGAAGCAGCATGGGGAACGACGGGGAACCGACACGGAGGAATGA
- a CDS encoding SRPBCC domain-containing protein has product MEYGSIERELHVDASPEVVFEVLSSPEHIREWWSADTAFEPAAGATGSLTWTDQDNGGHQSAPFTVVEADPPRMFSFRWTYDETETETAGPGNSLLVTFELVPTGEGTTVRFRESGYRERGWEAAVLEAHYDDHRQGWDFYLPRLVATAERLAAAR; this is encoded by the coding sequence ATGGAGTACGGGAGCATCGAGCGCGAACTGCACGTCGACGCGTCGCCCGAGGTGGTGTTCGAGGTGCTCAGCAGCCCCGAGCACATCCGGGAGTGGTGGAGCGCCGACACCGCGTTCGAGCCGGCCGCGGGCGCGACGGGCAGTCTCACGTGGACGGACCAGGACAACGGCGGGCACCAGTCCGCGCCGTTCACGGTCGTGGAGGCCGACCCGCCCCGGATGTTCTCGTTCCGCTGGACCTACGACGAGACGGAGACGGAGACGGCGGGTCCGGGCAACTCGCTGCTGGTGACCTTCGAGCTGGTCCCCACCGGCGAGGGCACCACCGTCCGCTTCCGCGAGAGCGGCTACCGCGAGCGGGGCTGGGAGGCCGCCGTGCTCGAAGCCCACTACGACGACCACCGGCAGGGCTGGGACTTCTACCTGCCGCGCCTGGTCGCGACCGCCGAACGGCTGGCGGCCGCGCGATGA